The proteins below are encoded in one region of Cololabis saira isolate AMF1-May2022 chromosome 21, fColSai1.1, whole genome shotgun sequence:
- the LOC133422160 gene encoding neurabin-2-like yields MMKTEPPSATGASPAPAGGSGGSNLRSPSPHRNAYEAGLAALKKATDHLNNAANGGASSKPALLPRPTGRGRRYGSNVHRIKNMFMQMQSPGDEEDGAKVIGKEEGVKLSILKAPSLEENLDHAAHLKRGGTVSERINRFDAKTGGDGASSAMGPSKLQETLRLFEQRTLQEKQAATNRILLKKERASGFQGSRLDVVARFNGSTEALDRLDDPPAPSPAPSPAPSPVPSPGPSPAPSPGPGPATFPSAASLEPGDAVSPTVSQLSAVFEKGEQPNYLPQQRAAPALAPKPKLPARADVADKKTKTARPGQAAKEERTAEGSSLAEPPEAEGSLPRSVGGLVPSEEDKDGFGQSGDQLSNSSNSSASSVTVSSSSSEAKPQPGASLPTTGVRGSSTDAPQSEPPAAGPDAPAGTSDTGGRLVQAEVHASLENGEKEPQSPSSSSDEKGADSEWKSKEEEEDDEDEEDEDGSRREDYSEGDLVDISAYSGLGEEDSGGSQLDEEEDEEDDEPYQPESSCSEIPGLPEEEEPAPPSRKICFSTQPIKVFTTYSNEDYDRRNDDVDPMAASAEYELEKRVEKLDLFPVELEKDSDGLGISIIGMGAGADMGLEKLGIFVKTVTESGAAQRDGRIQVNDLIVEVDGTSLVGVTQTFAASVLRNTSGTVRFVIGREKPGEQSEVAQLIQQTLEQERWQREMMEQRYKQYMDEDEETGEYATDEEEEMSPMFPNSIEVFDLAENQDMLSPVELDPEKLAHKFKELQIKHAVTQAEIQLLKRKLAHAEQDKLRWRMERAQLEQNIRDSKERMEKLEGYWMEAQSLCKAVDEHLKETQAQYQTLERKYSKAKRMIKEYQQKEIEFLKKETAQRRAQEESQATHKEETDNLQEKISDLETKVDALKTPQPS; encoded by the exons ATGATGAAGACCGAGCCCCCGTCCGCCACCGGGGCCAGCCCGGCCCCCGCCGGGGGCAGCGGAGGCTCCAACCTGCGGAGTCCCTCGCCGCACCGCAACGCCTACGAGGCGGGGCTGGCGGCGCTGAAAAAGGCCACGGACCACCTGAACAACGCCGCTAATGGAGGAGCCTCCTCCAAACCGGCCCTCCTGCCCCGGCCCACCGGCAGGGGCAGGCGGTACGGCTCCAACGTGCACCGCATCAAGAACATGTTCATGCAGATGCAGTCTCCCGGAGACGAGGAGGACGGAGCCAAAGTGATAG GTAAGGAGGAGGGGGTGAAGCTCTCCATCCTGAAAGCCCCCAGCCTGGAGGAGAACCTGGACCACGCCGCCCACCTGAAGCGCGGGGGTACGGTGTCGGAGAGGATCAACCGCTTCGACGCTAAAACAGGCGGCGACGGCGCGAGCTCGGCCATGGGCCCCTCCAAGCTGCAGGAGACCCTGAGGCTCTTCGAGCAGAGGACCCTGCAG GAGAAGCAAGCTGCTACCAACCGGATCCTGCTGAAGAAAGAGCGGGCGTCGGGCTTCCAGGGCAGCCGCCTGGACGTGGTGGCTCGCTTCAACGGCTCCACCGAAGCCCTGGACCGGCTGGACGACCCTCCGGCTCCCAGCCCGGCTCCCAGTCCGGCTCCCAGTCCCGTTCCCAGTCCCGGTCCCAGTCCCGCTCCCAGTCCGGGTCCCGGGCCCGCCACTTTTCCCTCCGCCGCTTCCCTCGAGCCCGGCGATGCCGTCAGCCCGACGGTTAGCCAGCTCAGCGCCGTGTTTGAGAAGGGTGAACAGCCCAACTACCTCCCCCAGCAGCGGGCGGCCCCCGCCCTGGCGCCCAAGCCCAAACTCCCAGCCAGAGCCGATGTGGCCGACAAGAAG ACCAAGACCGCTCGCCCCGGCCAGGCGGCCAAAGAGGAGAGGACGGCCGAGGGTTCCAGCCTGGCGGAGCCCCCAGAAGCAGAGGGGTCCCTACCGAGGAGCGTGGGGGGACTGGTCCCCAGTGAGGAGGACAAGGACGGGTTTGGACAGTCCGGGGACCAACTCTCCAACTCTTCCAACTCCTCAGCCTCCTCAGTGACTGTCTCTTCGTCCTCGTCGGAGGCCAAACCTCAACCAGGCGCGTCGCTACCGACCACCGGAGTGAGGGGCTCCAGCACAGACGCCCCGCAGTCGGAGCCGCCGGCCGCAGGGCCGGACGCCCCGGCCGGGACCTCCGACACGGGGGGGAGGCTCGTGCAAGCGGAGGTGCACGCCTCGCTGGAAAACGGGGAGAAAGAGCCCCAATCTCCCTCGTCCTCCTCCGACGAGAAAGGAGCGGACTCTGAGTGGAAGagcaaggaggaagaggaggacgacgaggacgaggaggatGAGGACGGTTCCAGGAGGGAGGATTACTCCGAGGGAGATCTGGTGGACATCAGTGCGTACAGCGGCCTTGGGGAGGAGGACTCTGGGGGGAGCCAGCTGGACGAAGAGGAGGACGAAGAGGACGATGAGCCGTACCAGCCGGAGAGCAGTTGCTCTGAAATCCCCGGCCTCCCCGAGGAAGAGGAGCCTGCACCTCCCAGCCGCAAAATCTGTTTCAGCACCCAGCCCATAAAG GTGTTCACCACCTACTCCAACGAGGACTACGACCGGCGGAACGATGACGTGGACCCCATGGCGGCGTCGGCCGAGTACGAGCTGGAGAAGCGCGTGGAGAAGCTGGACCTGTTCCCCGTGGAGCTGGAGAAAG ACAGCGACGGTCTGGGCATCAGCATCATCGGCATGGGTGCGGGGGCCGACATGGGCCTGGAGAAGCTGGGCATCTTCGTGAAGACGGTCACCGAGAGCGGAGCTGCTCAGAGAGATGGCAG GATCCAGGTGAACGACCTGATCGTGGAGGTCGACGGGACCAGCCTGGTCGGTGTCACGCAGACGTTTGCTGCATCCGTGCTCCGCAACACCTCCGGCACAGTCAG GTTTGTGATTGGCCGGGAGAAGCCGGGGGAGCAGAGCGAGGTGGCTCAGCTGATCCAGCAGACTCTGGAGCAGGAGAGATGGCAGAGGGAGATGATGGAGCAGAGATACAAACAGTACATGGACGAAGATGAAGAG ACGGGTGAATATGCAacagacgaggaggaggagatgagtCCCATGTTCCCCAACTCCATCGAGGTGTTTGACCTGGCGGAGAACCAGGACATGCTGTCCCCGGTGGAGCTGGACCCGGAGAAGCTGGCCCACAAGTTCAAGGAG CTCCAGATCAAACACGCAGTGACCCAGGCCGAGATCCAGCTGCTGAAGAGGAAG CTAGCTCATGCGGAACAGGATAAGTTGCGTTGGCGGATGGAGCGTGCTCAGTTGGAGCAAAACATCAGAGACAGCAAAGAGAGGATGGAGAAACTGGAGGGATACTGGATGGAGGCGCAGTCCCTTTGTAAG GCCGTGGACGAGCACCTGAAGGAAACGCAGGCGCAGTACCAAACCCTGGAGAGGAAATACAGCAAAGCCAAGAGAATGATTAAAGAATACCAGCAGAA GGAGATCGAGTTCCTGAAGAAGGAGACGGCTCAACGTCGCGCACAAGAGGAGAGTCAGGCCACGCATAAAGAGGAGACGGACAACCTGCAGGAAAAG ATTTCCGACCTGGAGACCAAAGTGGATGCCTTGAAGACGCCCCAACCCTCCTAA